One Candidatus Cloacimonadota bacterium DNA window includes the following coding sequences:
- a CDS encoding KilA-N domain-containing protein, with protein MSKNKKIEVKGISVTVLKANDDDYISLTDIAKSKDGDSRAADIIKNWIRNRGTIEFIGTWEQLHNPDFKVVEFDHFRMNAGLT; from the coding sequence ATGAGCAAGAACAAAAAGATTGAAGTCAAAGGTATTTCTGTAACTGTTTTAAAAGCAAATGACGATGATTACATCTCACTAACTGATATTGCAAAATCTAAAGATGGTGATTCTCGTGCGGCTGATATTATTAAAAATTGGATTCGCAATAGAGGAACCATTGAATTTATCGGCACTTGGGAACAATTACACAATCCCGATTTTAAAGTGGTGGAATTCGACCACTTTAGAATGAACGCAGGATTAAC